The Chloroflexia bacterium SDU3-3 genome has a segment encoding these proteins:
- a CDS encoding haloacid dehalogenase — MNLEDIVAQAAGVIEETHATRERALALSRGLIRQCANSIRACHRAEFVQAQALLAEAGATAATLREALRGHPGLLHAGYTQDALKEYAEAALVYAFLRGEDAPGPASLGVEPAAYLNGLAEAASELRRAILDGLRHGQVARGEALLGVMDEVYSLLVTVDFPDAITGGLRRTTDALRAVLERTRGDMTSALRQEALAAALRDFERRLPPA, encoded by the coding sequence ATGAATCTTGAGGATATCGTGGCCCAGGCCGCCGGGGTGATCGAGGAGACCCACGCGACGCGCGAGCGGGCGCTGGCGCTCTCGCGCGGGCTGATCCGGCAGTGCGCCAACAGCATCCGCGCCTGCCACCGGGCCGAGTTCGTGCAGGCCCAGGCGCTGCTGGCCGAGGCCGGGGCCACGGCGGCCACACTGCGCGAGGCGCTGCGCGGCCACCCTGGCCTGTTGCACGCAGGCTATACCCAGGATGCGCTGAAGGAGTACGCCGAGGCGGCGCTGGTGTACGCCTTCCTGCGCGGCGAGGATGCGCCCGGCCCTGCGTCGCTGGGCGTGGAGCCTGCGGCCTACCTGAACGGCCTGGCCGAGGCCGCATCCGAGCTGCGCCGCGCCATCCTGGATGGCCTGCGCCATGGCCAGGTGGCGCGTGGCGAAGCCCTGCTGGGCGTGATGGACGAGGTCTATAGCCTGCTGGTGACGGTCGACTTCCCCGACGCGATCACCGGCGGGCTGCGGCGCACCACCGACGCGCTGCGGGCCGTGCTTGAGCGAACACGCGGCGACATGACCTCGGCGCTGCGCCAGGAGGCC